In Leptolyngbya sp. SIO1E4, one DNA window encodes the following:
- a CDS encoding DUF4347 domain-containing protein gives MAHKTESIVFIDASVDAPLRLAAGIALNAEVLVLSPAEDGVEQVTAALEERPNVIEVHLVAHGLPGCLHLGNGQLGLQTLSQYRAHLQRWFILKQSAALYIYGCNVAAGDAGSEFLAQLRSLTGANIAASPRLVGHASQGGDWCLDTVLGAVPSRSLLTQTAIATYPGVLATDDFASATNLTNTDTGSNAGFTHEAGEPIHDPSVSGLSPAFQQTLNNSAWWQWTAPTSGEVTVNTAGSAIDTVLAVYAGSAVNSLTLVGSNDNISPGVTSSSVNFTASAGTTYFFAVDGVGSAQGNITITLDTPPTIDANQRFNVSEDTAATAAFGTVQASEPGLTWSISGGNPDNDGDGMAAFAINPGTGELTVQDADDLDFESFDSFYTLEVTAEDGNFTDTESIFVEVTDAPEDPILVSLTPNQSITDEGTLITLSGQILDPDQGETQTVTIDWGDGTNTVVTSDDLVAIDAVGNKTFARNHTYRDDGNFTINVTVADGGGNPDGDTRTITVNNVAPTITQGATLPLSLNEDSASTFQLSATDPSTEDILTWSVAGQAANGTASVSATPDGRNQLINYTPNADFSGDDSFQIQVVDDDGGVDTITVNVTVAAQADAPTNLALVTSSPTINEGETLTLSGSFTDPDAGDTFTVTIDWGDGSEPTVLSSDELTENANGTYSFSADHDYLADTNGVATGISVSVQDSFGAIASASTPVTVNNLPPTITPGPNTSLALNEDTSGTIEFTATDPADTNFTWSIATDGTNGTAIVEADPTGANQVITYTPGANFSGIDEFVVQVDDGDGGINTVTVVVGVDPVNDDPTTLQVTLSDPGPLDEGTAFTLDGSFADVDLNDTHTVTIDWGDGTTTVLQDAALNDDGLGGLSFAGVPHTYADEGTGTYTITVTAEDAAGASISTSQEIDVNNVAPVIVDPDGADDGVTTVSVAEDDSLTFNLTANDVGTEDDLTWSVSNPGSNGTVTLDPSVTNGTQSFTYTPNLDFAGTDTFTVQVSDGDGGLDTLEYTVTVNGDNDPPEIVVNQFEITEGEELLIDLNILDAIDIEVTDDNQIQFTITNLTAGDRFLVSGVEQNTFTRADILAGNVTFVDNGDEIAPSFTIEVSDGLGGTVSQLANIVNFETVNDAPEIIVSTPFTIAEGGTVPIRAQNISATDEESNDPDLEFTASDLVAGEFLVNGVVSDTFTLQQINQNAVRFRHDGTETPPSFTLTVSDGDQTSTVDYVPTFSAVNDAPEFLANTLTIAEGGEVTLTTGDLNATDVETLDNDLVFSISGLAGGDFFLNGVLLDTATETFTLEDILLGNVTFTHDGSETSPTYTVTVTDDGTPARSASSVVEADFTSENDAPEIDVINDPPFTVTEGGIRLITTAAINAIDEDTPQAELEFTVTDVEGGFFALATDTSDPINAFTWQDVNLRRIVFVHDGSATVPSYTLTVEDGDGGSDTQAFTAALVPVNDLPTITVNTLSLTEGETLTLDSSNLLATDEESDPAGLTYTITAVDNGTFQLDGATDLGVNDSFTQQDVLDGRITFVHDGTNDAPSYTLELQDTQVGGVTNTLTSEGTVEFTAVNDAPVVTATPFTIAEGGTVNITAAELSATDEETTDPALLVYTVDTVTNGSFQVNGAEANSFTQADIAANLVTFVHDGSEEAPSYSLTVSDSDSPAAETEVSVDLGFTNLNDLPELLRNELAINEGQTVLFTTDNLSATDLETLDPDLEFSITNITNGAFLVNGATFDTTATFTLLDIIEGRVSFQQDASNNLPSYDVAVSDGTDTVGPEAATVDFTALNDDPVIDVVADPPFTVDEGGTVLLTNTNINAFDEAGETPTADLQYSVSNVLGGFFATSTANSTPITSFSQDDIDQGRIVFVHAGGNVPPSYTLTVEDSDGGTATQDFIAGLNPTNDGPSILVNTLSLTEGETLTLDSSNLLATDEESDPSGLTYTITAVDNGTFQLDGATDLGVNDSFTQQDVLDGRITFVHDGTNDAPTYTLTVTDTAVGATPAITSDPLVGTVEFTAVNDAPVVTATPFTIAEGGTVNITAAELSATDEETTDPALLVYTVDTVTNGSFQVNGAEANSFTQADIAANLVTFVHDGSEEAPSYSLTVSDSDSPAAETEVSVDLGFTNLNDLPELLRNELAINEGQTVLFTTDNLSATDLETLDPDLEFSITNITNGAFLVNGATFDTTATFTLLDIIEGRVSFQQDASNNLPSYDVAVSDGTDTVGPEAATVDFTALNDDPVIDVVADPPFTVDEGGTVLLTNTNINAFDEAGETPTADLQYSVSNVLGGFFATSTANSTPITSFSQDDIDQGRIVFVHAGGNVPPSYTLTVEDSDGGTATQDFIAGLNPTNDGPSILVNTLSLTEGETLTLDSSNLLATDEESDPSGLTYTITAVDNGTFQLDGATDLGVNDSFTQQDVLDGRITFVHDGTNDAPTYTLTVTDTAVGATPAITSDPLVGTVEFTAVNDAPVVTATPFTIAEGGTVNITAAELSATDEETTDPALLVYTVDTVTNGSFQVNGAEANSFTQADIAANLVTFVHDGSEEAPSYSLTVSDSDSPAAETEVSVDLGFTNLNDLPELLRNELAINEGQTVLFTTDNLSATDLETLDPDLEFSITNITNGAFLVNGATFDTTATFTLLDIIEGRVSFQQDASNNLPSYDVAVSDGTDTVGPEAATVDFTALNDDPVIDVVADPPFTVDEGGTVLLTNTNINAFDEAGETPTADLQYSVSNVLGGFFATSTANSTPITSFSQDDIDQGRIVFVHAGGNVPPSYTLTVEDSDGGTATQDFIAGLNPTNDGPSILVNTLSLTEGETLTLDSSNLLATDEESDPSGLTYTITAVDNGTFQLNGADTTTFTQQDVLDGLVTFVHDGTDNAPTYTLTVTDTAVGATPAITSDPLVGMVVDFTVINDTPELTINFPVIDEGATVPITTAELTATDEESDATQLVYTIDNSSNGEFRLNGVATNSFTQADIAANLVTFVHDDSEVGPSFTITVSDNGTPNAASVTEVVEPGFNNLNNPPQFTANQLTLSEGDTIVLTTADLAAEDDEDVASQLTFSISAVTGGSFFLNGVLLDPTDTFTRADVAFGQVTFVDDGDETAPTYTVTVTDNDGEETAENAIITFAEVNDLPTLDVNTFEIEEGEFLTLTNANLLGQDAETTDPAQLTYTVSGVVAGEFRDDQANAISTFTQEDVDTGQVIFIHDGSSTAPSFALTLADANGGSVTADANILFTPLNDDPVALDDDGAGFSTDKNTLLVTPSIILNDTDEDGDTLLVSEIDGNAINPNETITLGSGALVTLNSDGSSLSYDPNGAFDSLLENQTDTDTFAYTVSDGNGGVATADITVEVVGFSAVFFDYEQLLRAQSPNATATVPTDSVDGLSIAQLFDENYYLDQNPDVVAAVNAGGVASGYQHFLTFGLAEGRNPSILYDEAFYLENNSDIAQAVAEGRLSSGLQHFLNFGHEENRNPSGFFNQEDYLTNNPGVKAAVDNGTFQSAFEHYIEFGADEDRLPALSLYNEEFYLDNNPSVAAAVANGTFTDGFEHFVLFGQSENRAPSSRYNETSYLDANPDVAASVAAGIFSSGFQHYENFGRFENRPIA, from the coding sequence ATGGCACACAAAACTGAGTCTATTGTCTTCATTGACGCGAGTGTTGATGCTCCTTTGCGGCTGGCGGCTGGTATTGCTCTAAACGCTGAAGTCCTAGTTTTGTCACCCGCTGAAGATGGGGTTGAACAGGTCACTGCAGCACTTGAGGAGCGTCCCAATGTTATCGAAGTTCACCTGGTTGCCCATGGTTTACCAGGGTGCCTCCATCTTGGGAATGGTCAACTGGGGCTACAAACCCTGAGCCAGTATCGTGCTCACCTCCAGAGATGGTTCATCCTGAAACAGTCTGCTGCCCTCTATATATATGGTTGTAATGTTGCGGCTGGCGATGCTGGAAGCGAGTTCTTAGCGCAGCTGCGATCGCTGACCGGAGCCAACATTGCGGCTTCTCCTCGTTTAGTGGGTCACGCTAGCCAGGGCGGTGATTGGTGCCTGGATACCGTATTGGGAGCGGTTCCTTCACGATCACTCTTAACTCAGACTGCGATCGCAACTTATCCAGGCGTGCTGGCAACCGATGATTTTGCCAGCGCCACCAATCTAACCAATACCGATACAGGGTCTAATGCAGGCTTCACCCATGAGGCTGGAGAGCCCATTCACGACCCGTCAGTGAGCGGTTTAAGCCCGGCTTTTCAGCAGACTCTCAACAATTCTGCCTGGTGGCAGTGGACTGCCCCTACCTCCGGAGAAGTCACCGTTAATACCGCAGGCAGTGCCATTGATACAGTACTGGCGGTTTATGCAGGTTCAGCCGTCAACAGTCTGACGCTGGTAGGCAGCAACGATAACATCAGCCCTGGCGTCACCAGCAGCAGCGTCAACTTTACAGCCAGTGCTGGAACAACTTATTTCTTCGCTGTTGACGGCGTCGGGTCAGCACAAGGTAACATCACCATTACCCTGGACACGCCCCCCACAATTGACGCTAATCAGCGCTTTAACGTCAGCGAAGATACCGCCGCAACGGCTGCCTTTGGCACCGTCCAAGCCAGTGAACCAGGGCTGACCTGGTCAATTTCAGGCGGAAATCCTGACAATGATGGCGATGGAATGGCCGCCTTTGCCATCAACCCTGGCACCGGTGAACTCACAGTTCAAGACGCCGATGATTTGGACTTTGAATCGTTTGATTCGTTCTACACCCTAGAGGTGACCGCCGAAGATGGCAATTTTACCGACACCGAATCCATCTTTGTTGAAGTTACCGATGCGCCTGAAGATCCAATCTTGGTGAGCCTCACCCCCAATCAAAGCATTACAGATGAAGGCACCCTGATTACCTTATCGGGGCAAATTTTAGACCCCGATCAAGGCGAAACCCAAACCGTCACCATTGACTGGGGCGATGGCACCAATACTGTGGTGACGAGTGACGATCTGGTCGCAATCGATGCGGTGGGTAATAAAACCTTCGCTCGCAACCATACCTATCGAGATGATGGCAACTTTACAATTAACGTCACCGTTGCGGATGGAGGTGGTAACCCAGATGGTGACACCCGCACCATCACAGTTAACAATGTTGCCCCCACCATTACCCAGGGCGCTACGCTCCCCCTATCCCTCAACGAAGACTCTGCCAGTACCTTTCAGCTGTCTGCGACCGATCCCTCGACAGAAGACATTCTCACGTGGAGCGTGGCTGGGCAAGCAGCTAATGGGACAGCAAGCGTTTCTGCGACCCCCGATGGCCGGAACCAGCTCATCAATTACACGCCCAACGCCGATTTCAGCGGCGATGACAGTTTTCAAATTCAGGTCGTTGATGATGATGGTGGGGTCGATACCATTACCGTTAATGTCACGGTGGCAGCCCAGGCAGATGCTCCCACGAATCTGGCGTTGGTCACCAGTAGCCCCACTATTAATGAGGGGGAGACTCTAACACTCAGCGGCAGCTTTACCGACCCCGATGCCGGGGATACCTTTACCGTCACCATCGACTGGGGTGATGGCAGTGAACCCACGGTGCTCTCCAGCGATGAACTAACCGAAAACGCCAACGGGACTTATTCCTTCAGCGCCGATCACGATTATCTGGCCGATACCAATGGCGTTGCCACGGGGATTAGCGTCAGCGTACAAGACAGTTTTGGGGCGATCGCCAGTGCCTCCACTCCAGTCACCGTCAATAACCTGCCGCCCACGATTACCCCCGGGCCTAATACGTCTCTGGCTCTCAACGAAGATACCTCGGGCACTATCGAATTTACAGCAACTGATCCTGCAGATACTAACTTCACCTGGTCCATTGCCACTGATGGTACGAACGGGACTGCGATCGTGGAAGCAGATCCAACTGGAGCCAATCAGGTCATTACCTATACGCCGGGTGCCAACTTCAGCGGCATTGATGAGTTTGTGGTGCAGGTGGATGATGGCGATGGGGGTATTAACACCGTCACCGTGGTGGTTGGGGTCGATCCGGTCAACGATGACCCCACAACTCTGCAGGTTACCCTGTCAGATCCTGGCCCCCTTGACGAAGGCACAGCCTTCACCCTCGACGGCAGTTTCGCAGACGTAGATCTCAACGACACCCATACCGTCACCATTGACTGGGGCGACGGCACCACAACTGTTCTGCAAGATGCTGCGCTTAACGATGACGGTCTGGGGGGGCTCTCCTTTGCCGGTGTTCCCCACACCTATGCCGATGAAGGTACCGGAACCTATACCATTACCGTCACCGCTGAAGATGCAGCTGGAGCGAGCATCTCTACCAGCCAAGAGATTGACGTCAATAATGTCGCGCCGGTCATTGTTGATCCAGATGGGGCAGATGACGGCGTCACGACCGTCAGCGTTGCCGAAGACGACAGCCTCACCTTTAATCTAACGGCCAATGACGTCGGCACTGAAGACGATCTGACCTGGAGTGTCTCTAACCCAGGGAGTAACGGAACCGTCACGCTAGATCCATCGGTCACGAACGGCACGCAATCTTTTACCTATACCCCTAACCTCGACTTTGCGGGTACTGACACTTTTACGGTGCAAGTCAGTGACGGTGATGGCGGTCTCGATACCCTCGAATACACCGTGACGGTGAACGGCGATAACGATCCGCCAGAAATTGTCGTGAATCAGTTCGAGATCACCGAAGGTGAGGAACTGTTAATTGACCTCAATATCTTGGATGCGATCGATATCGAAGTCACCGATGATAACCAGATTCAATTCACCATCACGAATCTCACCGCTGGCGATCGATTCTTAGTCTCCGGTGTCGAACAAAACACCTTTACCCGAGCCGACATTCTGGCAGGCAATGTCACCTTTGTCGATAACGGAGATGAGATTGCTCCCAGCTTCACCATTGAGGTGTCTGATGGTCTGGGCGGCACGGTTTCCCAGCTGGCTAACATTGTCAACTTCGAGACAGTCAACGACGCCCCAGAAATCATCGTTTCCACCCCCTTTACCATCGCCGAGGGGGGCACAGTTCCTATTCGTGCTCAAAACATCAGCGCGACCGATGAAGAGTCCAACGACCCGGATCTAGAATTTACGGCCTCTGATCTGGTAGCAGGAGAATTCTTGGTCAATGGGGTCGTTAGTGACACATTTACCCTTCAGCAAATTAATCAAAATGCGGTTCGGTTCCGCCACGACGGCACTGAAACCCCGCCTAGCTTTACCTTGACTGTCAGCGATGGCGATCAGACGAGCACCGTTGATTACGTTCCTACCTTTAGTGCAGTCAATGATGCTCCTGAGTTTCTGGCAAATACCCTCACTATCGCAGAGGGCGGGGAGGTAACCCTCACGACTGGCGACCTCAACGCCACTGATGTGGAAACCTTGGACAACGACCTGGTGTTCTCTATTAGTGGATTGGCCGGGGGCGACTTTTTCCTCAATGGTGTCCTGCTAGACACCGCGACTGAAACCTTCACCTTAGAAGACATCCTCTTAGGAAATGTCACCTTCACGCACGATGGGTCAGAAACGTCGCCGACCTACACGGTAACGGTGACCGATGACGGCACCCCTGCCAGATCAGCTAGTAGCGTAGTCGAAGCTGATTTCACCTCTGAAAATGACGCGCCCGAAATTGATGTGATAAATGATCCGCCCTTCACAGTGACTGAGGGTGGTATCCGCTTAATCACGACAGCTGCAATTAATGCGATCGATGAAGACACCCCTCAAGCTGAGCTGGAATTTACTGTAACGGATGTAGAAGGCGGCTTCTTTGCCTTAGCCACTGACACATCAGACCCTATCAATGCGTTTACCTGGCAAGACGTTAATCTCCGCCGCATTGTCTTTGTCCATGATGGCAGCGCCACCGTCCCCAGCTATACCCTCACGGTTGAGGATGGTGATGGTGGCTCAGATACTCAAGCCTTCACAGCAGCGTTGGTTCCCGTTAATGACTTACCCACGATTACGGTGAACACCCTCAGCCTGACGGAAGGCGAAACCCTCACCCTCGATAGCAGCAACTTGCTGGCCACCGATGAAGAATCAGACCCCGCTGGCCTCACCTACACCATCACAGCAGTAGATAACGGCACCTTCCAGCTCGATGGCGCAACCGACCTCGGGGTAAACGATTCCTTCACCCAGCAAGATGTCCTCGATGGCCGCATCACCTTTGTCCACGATGGGACGAATGATGCCCCCTCCTACACGCTGGAGCTGCAGGATACGCAGGTTGGTGGTGTAACCAACACCCTCACGAGCGAGGGAACGGTTGAGTTTACGGCGGTGAATGATGCCCCCGTTGTCACAGCCACCCCCTTCACCATTGCCGAAGGCGGCACCGTTAACATTACCGCTGCTGAACTCAGTGCCACCGATGAAGAAACCACTGACCCAGCCTTGCTGGTCTACACCGTCGATACCGTCACCAACGGGAGCTTCCAAGTCAATGGCGCCGAGGCCAACAGCTTTACCCAGGCAGATATTGCCGCTAACCTCGTCACCTTTGTCCATGACGGCAGTGAAGAAGCCCCTAGCTATAGCCTCACAGTCAGCGATAGTGATTCTCCTGCGGCAGAAACTGAGGTCAGCGTCGACCTGGGATTCACCAACCTCAATGACTTGCCAGAACTTCTCCGCAATGAGCTGGCCATCAACGAAGGTCAGACCGTTCTCTTCACCACTGACAATCTGAGTGCCACTGACCTGGAGACCCTAGATCCGGACCTTGAGTTCTCCATTACCAACATCACCAATGGCGCTTTTCTGGTGAATGGTGCCACCTTTGACACGACCGCAACCTTCACGCTGCTCGACATCATTGAAGGGCGCGTCAGCTTCCAGCAGGATGCCTCGAATAACTTACCCAGCTACGATGTCGCTGTCTCCGATGGCACAGATACCGTTGGCCCAGAAGCAGCCACCGTCGACTTCACAGCCTTGAATGATGACCCCGTCATCGATGTGGTAGCGGATCCTCCCTTCACCGTTGATGAAGGCGGAACCGTGTTGCTCACTAACACCAATATCAATGCCTTCGACGAAGCTGGTGAAACCCCCACAGCAGACCTGCAATATAGCGTCTCTAACGTCTTAGGCGGATTCTTTGCCACCTCGACCGCTAACTCCACTCCCATCACCTCTTTTAGCCAAGACGACATCGACCAAGGTCGCATCGTATTCGTCCATGCGGGCGGAAACGTTCCCCCGAGCTATACCCTCACAGTTGAGGACAGTGACGGCGGGACGGCTACTCAGGACTTTATCGCAGGGCTGAATCCCACCAATGATGGCCCTTCCATTCTGGTGAACACCCTCAGCCTGACGGAAGGCGAAACCCTCACCCTCGATAGCAGCAACTTGCTGGCCACCGATGAAGAATCAGACCCCTCTGGCCTCACCTACACCATCACAGCAGTAGATAACGGCACCTTCCAACTCGATGGCGCAACCGACCTCGGGGTAAACGATTCCTTCACCCAGCAAGATGTCCTTGATGGCCGCATCACCTTTGTCCACGATGGGACGAATGATGCACCCACTTACACACTGACAGTCACTGACACAGCAGTCGGAGCCACACCAGCCATTACCTCAGACCCCCTTGTGGGAACGGTTGAGTTTACGGCGGTGAATGATGCCCCCGTTGTCACAGCCACCCCCTTCACCATTGCCGAAGGCGGCACCGTTAACATTACCGCTGCTGAACTCAGTGCCACCGATGAAGAAACCACTGACCCAGCCTTGCTGGTCTACACCGTCGATACCGTCACCAACGGGAGCTTCCAAGTCAATGGCGCCGAGGCCAACAGCTTTACCCAGGCAGATATTGCCGCTAACCTCGTCACCTTTGTCCATGACGGCAGTGAAGAAGCCCCTAGCTATAGCCTCACAGTCAGCGATAGTGATTCTCCTGCGGCAGAAACTGAGGTCAGCGTCGACCTGGGATTCACCAACCTCAATGACTTGCCAGAACTTCTCCGCAATGAGCTGGCCATCAACGAAGGTCAGACCGTTCTCTTCACCACTGACAATCTGAGTGCCACTGACCTGGAGACCCTAGATCCGGACCTTGAGTTCTCCATTACCAACATCACCAATGGCGCTTTTCTGGTGAATGGTGCCACCTTTGACACGACCGCAACCTTCACGCTGCTCGACATCATTGAAGGGCGCGTCAGCTTCCAGCAGGATGCCTCGAATAACTTACCCAGCTACGATGTCGCTGTCTCCGATGGCACAGATACCGTTGGCCCAGAAGCAGCCACCGTCGACTTCACAGCCTTGAATGATGACCCCGTCATCGATGTGGTAGCGGATCCTCCCTTCACCGTTGATGAAGGCGGAACCGTGTTGCTCACTAACACCAATATCAATGCCTTCGACGAAGCTGGTGAAACCCCCACAGCAGACCTGCAATATAGCGTCTCTAACGTCTTAGGCGGATTCTTTGCCACCTCGACCGCTAACTCCACTCCCATCACCTCTTTTAGCCAAGACGACATCGACCAAGGTCGCATCGTATTCGTCCATGCGGGCGGAAACGTTCCCCCGAGCTATACCCTCACAGTTGAGGACAGTGACGGCGGGACGGCTACTCAGGACTTTATCGCAGGGCTGAATCCCACCAATGATGGCCCTTCCATTCTGGTGAACACCCTCAGCCTGACGGAAGGCGAAACCCTCACCCTCGATAGCAGCAACTTGCTGGCCACCGATGAAGAATCAGACCCCTCTGGCCTCACCTACACCATCACAGCAGTAGATAACGGCACCTTCCAACTCGATGGCGCAACCGACCTCGGGGTAAACGATTCCTTCACCCAGCAAGATGTCCTTGATGGCCGCATCACCTTTGTCCACGATGGGACGAATGATGCACCCACTTACACACTGACAGTCACTGACACAGCAGTCGGAGCCACACCAGCCATTACCTCAGACCCCCTTGTGGGAACGGTTGAGTTTACGGCGGTGAATGATGCCCCCGTTGTCACAGCCACCCCCTTCACCATTGCCGAAGGCGGCACCGTTAACATTACCGCTGCTGAACTCAGTGCCACCGATGAAGAAACCACTGACCCAGCCTTGCTGGTCTACACCGTCGATACCGTCACCAACGGGAGCTTCCAAGTCAATGGCGCCGAGGCCAACAGCTTTACCCAGGCAGATATTGCCGCTAACCTCGTCACCTTTGTCCATGACGGCAGTGAAGAAGCCCCTAGCTATAGCCTCACAGTCAGCGATAGTGATTCTCCTGCGGCAGAAACTGAGGTCAGCGTCGACCTGGGATTCACCAACCTCAATGACTTGCCAGAACTTCTCCGCAATGAGCTGGCCATCAACGAAGGTCAGACCGTTCTCTTCACCACTGACAATCTGAGTGCCACTGACCTGGAGACCCTAGATCCGGACCTTGAGTTCTCCATTACCAACATCACCAATGGCGCTTTTCTGGTGAATGGTGCCACCTTTGACACGACCGCAACCTTCACGCTGCTCGACATCATTGAAGGGCGCGTCAGCTTCCAGCAGGATGCCTCGAATAACTTACCCAGCTACGATGTCGCTGTCTCCGATGGCACAGATACCGTTGGCCCAGAAGCAGCCACCGTCGACTTCACAGCCTTGAATGATGACCCCGTCATCGATGTGGTAGCGGATCCTCCCTTCACCGTTGATGAAGGCGGAACCGTGTTGCTCACTAACACCAATATCAATGCCTTCGACGAAGCTGGTGAAACCCCCACAGCAGACCTGCAATATAGCGTCTCTAACGTCTTAGGCGGATTCTTTGCCACCTCGACCGCTAACTCCACTCCCATCACCTCTTTTAGCCAAGACGACATCGACCAAGGTCGCATCGTATTCGTCCATGCGGGCGGAAACGTTCCCCCGAGCTATACCCTCACAGTTGAGGACAGTGACGGCGGGACGGCTACTCAGGACTTTATCGCAGGGCTGAATCCCACCAATGATGGCCCTTCCATTCTGGTGAACACCCTCAGCCTGACGGAAGGCGAAACCCTCACCCTCGATAGCAGCAACTTGCTGGCCACCGATGAAGAATCAGACCCCTCTGGCCTCACCTACACCATCACAGCAGTAGATAACGGCACCTTCCAGCTCAACGGTGCTGATACCACTACGTTTACTCAGCAGGATGTCCTCGATGGACTCGTGACGTTTGTCCATGATGGGACGGATAATGCTCCTACTTACACGCTGACAGTCACCGATACAGCAGTCGGGGCCACACCAGCCATTACCTCAGACCCCCTTGTGGGAATGGTCGTCGACTTTACGGTAATTAATGATACCCCTGAACTGACCATCAACTTCCCGGTCATTGATGAAGGAGCAACCGTCCCAATTACCACGGCTGAGCTCACGGCCACTGATGAAGAAAGTGACGCGACTCAGTTGGTCTACACCATAGATAATTCTTCAAATGGTGAGTTTCGCCTCAACGGGGTTGCCACTAACAGCTTTACCCAGGCAGACATTGCCGCTAACCTCGTCACCTTTGTGCATGACGATAGTGAGGTGGGTCCTAGTTTTACGATTACGGTGAGTGACAATGGCACTCCTAATGCTGCAAGTGTCACTGAAGTCGTGGAGCCAGGTTTCAATAACCTCAACAATCCGCCCCAATTCACCGCTAACCAGCTCACTCTCTCAGAAGGGGACACCATTGTCTTGACCACAGCTGATTTGGCTGCAGAGGATGATGAAGATGTCGCCAGTCAACTGACATTCAGCATTAGCGCAGTGACCGGGGGATCTTTCTTCTTAAATGGAGTACTTCTGGATCCTACAGATACCTTCACCCGAGCCGATGTTGCCTTCGGCCAGGTCACGTTTGTAGATGATGGTGACGAGACAGCTCCGACTTATACCGTTACAGTCACCGACAACGACGGTGAGGAGACCGCAGAAAATGCCATCATCACCTTCGCAGAGGTCAACGATCTCCCAACTTTAGATGTCAATACCTTTGAGATTGAAGAAGGTGAATTCCTGACCTTAACCAATGCCAATTTACTTGGTCAGGACGCTGAGACCACGGATCCTGCTCAATTAACCTACACCGTTAGTGGAGTAGTGGCGGGTGAATTCCGAGATGATCAAGCGAACGCTATCAGCACCTTTACCCAAGAGGATGTTGATACCGGGCAGGTCATCTTTATTCACGATGGCAGCAGTACTGCACCCAGCTTCGCTCTCACTCTGGCAGATGCTAATGGTGGTTCTGTTACAGCTGATGCCAATATCCTGTTCACTCCCCTCAACGATGACCCGGTGGCCTTGGATGACGACGGAGCTGGTTTTAGCACGGATAAGAACACGCTACTGGTGACCCCCAGCATCATCCTGAACGACACCGATGAAGATGGAGATACCTTGCTGGTTTCGGAGATTGACGGTAACGCCATCAACCCCAATGAAACCATCACCTTAGGATCAGGAGCCCTTGTCACTCTAAATAGCGATGGCAGCTCACTTTCCTACGATCCCAATGGTGCCTTTGATAGCTTACTCGAGAATCAGACGGATACTGACACCTTTGCGTATACGGTAAGTGACGGCAACGGGGGTGTTGCGACTGCCGACATCACAGTTGAAGTGGTCGGCTTCAGCGCCGTTTTCTTTGATTACGAACAGTTGCTGCGTGCTCAATCTCCGAATGCTACAGCAACCGTTCCGACTGATTCTGTAGATGGTCTGTCGATCGCTCAACTCTTTGATGAGAACTATTATCTCGATCAGAACCCAGATGTTGTGGCGGCAGTCAATGCTGGAGGAGTCGCTTCAGGGTATCAGCATTTCTTGACGTTTGGTTTAGCAGAGGGACGCAACCCTAGCATCCTGTACGATGAGGCGTTCTATCTAGAAAACAACAGTGATATCGCGCAGGCGGTTGCAGAGGGCCGTTTGTCCAGTGGTTTACAGCATTTCCTCAACTTTGGTCACGAGGAAAATCGGAACCCCAGTGGTTTCTTCAATCAGGAAGACTATTTAACGAATAATCCAGGGGTTAAAGCTGCTGTGGACAATGGCACCTTCCAGAGTGCGTTTGAACACTACATCGAGTTTGGGGCAGATGAAGATCGTTTGCCAGCGTTGTCTTTATACAATGAGGAGTTTTATTTGGATAATAACCCCAGTGTTGCGGCTGCCGTGGCCAATGGGACTTTCACCGATGGCTTTGAGCACTTTGTCCTTTTTGGACAAAGTGAGAATCGGGCTCCTAGCAGCCGTTATAACGAGACCAGTTATCTGGATGCGAATCCAGATGTGGCTGCTTCAGTAGCAGCTGGCATCTTCAGTAGTGGTTTCCAACACTATGAAAACTTTGGCCGGTTTGAAAATCGTCCTATTGCTTAG